In Streptomyces sp. NBC_00569, a single genomic region encodes these proteins:
- a CDS encoding sensor histidine kinase, giving the protein MTATAVLLALCPLLLAGGFVLGRRTAHPGGRSDVGTPVERATFDTLHTASLAAPPLRAGLTEESARRSARRLRTLLGTDALCLTNRAAVLAWDGAGDQHGKQVMGHLEGLLDTGRSAAFGCGCGAVDCPLRWAVAAPIVTDGRVLGALVAYAPRESAVLARAADEVARWISVQLELAELDRSRTRLIEAEIKALRAQISPHFIFNSLAAIASFVRTDPERARELLLEFADFIRYSFRRHGDFTTLADELHSIDQYLALVRARFGDRLSVTLQIAPEVLPVALPFLCLQPLVENAVKHGLEGAVTRSRITIGARDAGAEAEVVIEDDGVGMDPGELRAILRGEGGTSTGIGLSNVDERLRQVFGDDYGLVIETGTGAGMKITVRIPKYRAGVHSSGVEVE; this is encoded by the coding sequence GTGACCGCCACCGCCGTGCTCCTCGCCCTGTGCCCCCTCCTCCTCGCGGGAGGCTTCGTCCTCGGCCGGCGCACCGCGCACCCCGGGGGCCGCAGCGACGTGGGCACCCCGGTGGAGCGCGCCACCTTCGACACCCTGCACACCGCCTCGCTCGCCGCGCCGCCGCTGCGGGCCGGACTCACCGAGGAGTCGGCGCGCCGATCGGCCCGCAGACTGCGCACGCTCCTCGGCACCGACGCCCTCTGCCTCACCAACCGCGCCGCCGTCCTCGCCTGGGACGGCGCGGGGGACCAGCACGGCAAGCAGGTCATGGGGCATCTCGAAGGGCTGCTCGACACCGGGCGCAGCGCCGCGTTCGGCTGCGGATGCGGCGCCGTCGACTGCCCGCTGCGCTGGGCCGTGGCCGCCCCGATCGTCACCGACGGACGGGTGCTCGGTGCCCTCGTCGCCTATGCGCCCCGCGAGTCGGCCGTCCTGGCCCGGGCCGCCGACGAGGTCGCCCGGTGGATCTCCGTACAGCTGGAGCTGGCCGAACTCGACCGCTCCCGCACCCGGCTCATCGAAGCGGAGATCAAGGCGCTGCGCGCGCAGATCTCGCCGCACTTCATCTTCAACTCGCTCGCCGCCATCGCCTCGTTCGTCCGCACCGACCCCGAGCGGGCCCGTGAACTCCTCCTGGAGTTCGCCGACTTCATCCGCTACTCGTTCCGCCGCCACGGCGACTTCACCACGCTCGCCGACGAGTTGCACTCCATCGACCAGTATCTGGCCCTGGTCCGGGCCCGGTTCGGCGACCGGCTCTCGGTCACGCTCCAGATCGCGCCCGAGGTCCTGCCGGTGGCGCTGCCCTTCCTGTGCCTCCAGCCCCTCGTCGAGAACGCCGTGAAACACGGCCTGGAGGGTGCCGTCACCCGCAGCCGCATCACGATCGGCGCCCGGGACGCGGGCGCGGAGGCGGAGGTCGTCATCGAGGACGACGGAGTCGGCATGGACCCGGGCGAGCTGCGCGCGATCCTGCGCGGCGAGGGCGGCACCTCGACCGGGATCGGCCTGTCGAACGTCGACGAGCGGCTCAGACAGGTGTTCGGCGACGACTACGGCCTCGTCATCGAGACCGGCACCGGCGCGGGCATGAAGATCACCGTGCGGATCCCCAAGTACCGCGCGGGCGTGCACTCTTCAGGCGTAGAGGTCGAGTAG
- a CDS encoding sigma-70 family RNA polymerase sigma factor gives MTTAMKTEGPDHTAEHVLAELQREHGRPLLSFLLRLCDGDRQRAEDLVQETFVRAWQHPEALRADYESVRPWLFTVGRRLAIDARRARLARPPEIGGTVLESARVCADHAERSAAALDVREAVATLSPEHRAVLLHVYFRGASVAEAAAALGIPPGTVKSRAYYALRALRRVLPGYEANTAGPH, from the coding sequence ATGACGACCGCCATGAAGACCGAAGGACCCGACCACACGGCAGAACATGTGCTGGCCGAGCTCCAGCGCGAGCACGGCAGGCCGCTTCTCTCCTTCCTCCTGCGACTGTGCGACGGCGACCGGCAGCGGGCGGAAGACCTGGTCCAGGAGACGTTCGTACGCGCCTGGCAGCATCCGGAGGCGCTGCGCGCCGACTACGAGTCCGTGCGGCCGTGGCTGTTCACCGTCGGCCGCAGGCTCGCCATAGACGCCCGGCGCGCACGGCTCGCCAGGCCCCCGGAGATCGGCGGCACGGTCCTGGAGAGCGCGCGGGTCTGCGCCGACCACGCGGAGCGCTCGGCGGCCGCGCTCGATGTCCGCGAGGCCGTGGCAACGCTCAGCCCGGAGCACCGGGCGGTGCTCCTCCACGTGTACTTCCGGGGCGCCTCCGTGGCCGAGGCGGCCGCGGCGCTCGGGATACCACCCGGTACCGTGAAGTCCCGCGCGTACTACGCGCTGCGCGCACTGCGCAGGGTGCTCCCGGGCTATGAGGCGAACACGGCCGGCCCGCATTGA
- a CDS encoding CapA family protein, whose translation MSHRRRGTRHTGHSRRTQRTRHARQGTAILAAALIAAGAGCSAPESGTRRAAPHDTGAPAPSAVGGATDGQRGFTLVASGDVLPHASIIKQAKTDASGDGYDFAPMLSAVQPVISKADLAICHMETVYGAGGHYTGSPTFKSPPEVAKGLRDTGYDACSTASNHALDDGVAGIDRTLDAMDRVGISHTGSARSAAEGSGPAWLRAGGAKVAHLAYTYDTNGLPLPKGRPWAVNMIDRQKIVDDARAARKAGADVVVLSLNWGAEWQEEPDEDQLRLGDELTASRTDGRPDIDLILGTHAHVPQAYEKVNGTWVVYGLGDQIAGEMVNGDGAQDARGNEGTIGRFTFAPPERSGDRWEVRRAEFIPQWFNLGSGRVINVSQSIHDGLGLTDVRDRISQAVLSRGAAKDGLTMGR comes from the coding sequence ATGTCGCACCGCAGACGTGGCACAAGGCACACGGGACACAGCCGGCGCACGCAGCGCACACGGCACGCACGGCAGGGCACGGCGATCCTGGCCGCCGCCCTGATCGCGGCGGGCGCGGGCTGCTCCGCGCCCGAGAGCGGCACACGCCGCGCGGCCCCCCACGACACCGGCGCCCCGGCCCCGTCGGCCGTCGGCGGTGCCACGGACGGGCAGCGCGGCTTCACGCTGGTCGCCTCCGGTGACGTACTGCCTCACGCGTCGATCATCAAGCAGGCGAAGACCGACGCGAGCGGCGACGGCTACGACTTCGCGCCGATGCTGTCCGCCGTGCAGCCGGTGATCTCCAAGGCGGACCTGGCGATCTGCCACATGGAGACGGTCTACGGCGCGGGCGGCCACTACACCGGCTCCCCGACCTTCAAGTCCCCGCCCGAGGTCGCCAAGGGGCTGCGCGACACGGGCTACGACGCCTGTTCCACGGCCTCGAACCACGCTCTCGACGACGGCGTCGCCGGCATCGACCGCACTCTCGACGCCATGGATCGCGTGGGCATCAGCCACACGGGCTCGGCCCGCAGCGCCGCCGAGGGCAGCGGCCCCGCGTGGCTGCGCGCCGGTGGCGCCAAGGTCGCCCACCTCGCGTACACATACGACACGAACGGCCTCCCGCTGCCCAAAGGGCGCCCGTGGGCCGTGAATATGATCGACCGTCAGAAGATCGTCGACGACGCGCGGGCGGCCCGGAAGGCGGGCGCGGACGTGGTCGTCCTCTCCCTGAACTGGGGCGCTGAGTGGCAGGAGGAGCCGGACGAGGACCAGCTGCGGCTCGGCGACGAGCTCACCGCGTCGCGCACGGACGGCCGCCCCGACATCGACCTGATCCTCGGCACGCACGCGCACGTCCCGCAGGCGTACGAGAAGGTCAACGGCACCTGGGTGGTCTACGGACTGGGCGACCAGATCGCCGGCGAGATGGTCAACGGCGACGGCGCCCAGGACGCGCGTGGCAACGAGGGCACCATCGGCCGTTTCACCTTCGCGCCGCCGGAGCGGTCCGGCGACCGCTGGGAGGTGCGCAGGGCCGAGTTCATCCCGCAGTGGTTCAACCTCGGTTCGGGCCGCGTGATCAACGTCAGCCAGTCCATCCACGACGGCCTCGGCCTGACGGACGTCCGCGACCGGATCAGTCAGGCCGTCCTCAGCCGCGGTGCGGCCAAGGACGGCCTGACGATGGGCCGGTAG